The following coding sequences are from one Hymenobacter sp. DG25A window:
- a CDS encoding T9SS type A sorting domain-containing protein, whose amino-acid sequence MKALLPSVLLLLALVPLGVQAQAPIPREVVVPPAAASKLQKAVAKAQRSLVVASPRVANAVTAACTATTTLDFTARTDNEDWQDRPAFIVGGAPNNTTISTQGTYVEPSAPETNLYITPLANSPFGHKTLFWSTDYISNASATTQIAFGFNRPVNNLSFTIEDIDANASTYIDAVTLNAVQADGTVLNLNLSSDATVTLANAAYTSRSNNTITAQQQNVDGQTNGNATITFNKPIVSLRIIYQNTLSAAAGLPGVQYIGIGNMTWCTQANVATTLSGTNHAKAGSTVTYTATTTASGDYAATGVQPKVQFTPGTVLATYPAGSTYVQSTGVLTLPTIANLAIGASSTSTITFVMPGTTVNGTASSTIGNDDADPLDNNGSAAAAKVTTVVNTPPVPTALSSTTPRAVYTPLSPLAATDVNGDAINTYTITPASLTALNTSGKLYVKSGATYTEVTAGNYPGLVLSAAQAASLYFLPNSTASVSTVSFSYYATDSQGDISTSTAAYSLSITNSAPVAADVTMTTAQAIPGANGPTAIPALTATDPDGAIASYQISALPASGTLYYNTAADGTSGTYVAMTSAMLNGGASQLNLTAQQAASLKYDPSGTTNSNITFTYTATDNNGTVDATPATVTITLGNQAPRAISGTNSSVTTTTKNDAYRLNWTAPNGTLNGSDADGTIASFTITSGLPNATTQGELTYSTTDLGANVGRNNNALTVITTSTVIPVGAYLYFNPAANTTATTLALQFTAKDNSGLASANTATYTVPVNQNITEPIASNVTSGPIVSSANATSITGFSGSLNGTTSLYSYIIRTIPNGDTQGTLYVNGVAVTTPEFELLAADANKLTFDPSGASNTTVTFTYTVRANSATGPVDTTPATYTITLSNAAPLAAAVSNSLSSPIASTAGQTGISSLNATDTDGTITSYSIKSLPADGTLFYNNNADGVSGTYVALTSANIGTVSLSPAQAASLKFDPSGAFGGTVTFTYAATDNQSAVSNTATYSILVSDVDKEAVYTVVGAKNIDSYTTGVSLATVTDADGALASAVLANGSTLPAGVAFSSTTGQFTVSNAATLVAGSYPLTVTTTDVLGGITTQTITLAFTADKEAVYTVVGAKNIDTYTNGTSLATVADADGSITAAVLANGTTLPAGVTLNAATGQLTVTDASLLVAGSYNFQVKTTDATGGTTTLAVTLNLTSDKEAVYTVAAAKNVDSYTTGASLATVTDADGALTSAILAVGSTLPAGVALNATTGQFTVSTAGSLVAGSYPLTINTVDATGGKSTSTITLIFTADREAVYSSPNTYNQDALSNGSLLATVTDADGTLTAAAIATGTLPAGMSFNSTTGQFTVSNTTQLVANAYTFTVNTTDAAGGKSTVPVTITINADREAVYTVVGAKNVDSYTTGTSLATVTDADGALASAVLANGSTLPVGVAFSSTTGQFTVSNAATLVAGSYPLTVTTTDVVGGITTQTITLTFTADKEAVYSSSNTYNQDALNNGSSLATVTDADGALASASIATGTLPAGMAFNTTTGQFTVSSSTVLAAGTYNFTVNTTDATSGKSTVPITITINADREAVYTVAAAKNVKSYSTNQSLATVTDADGAIVSAVLVGALPAGVALNAATGQLTVADAALLVAGTYTFQVNTTDALGGITSHTVTLVFNGDADAVYSASNTYNRDALSNGFSLATVADNNGGVASASIASGTLPAGMAFNTTTGQFTVSGTTAPVAGTYTFRVNTVDAQGGKTTNTVAITINEDTEAAYSVGNTYNKSSLKDNQDLATVTDSDAALTSVALAAGSTLPNWLRLNTTTGAITIPIAANAAAGVYNATVNTVDAQGGKSVTTVSISVTIPPLPVELTTFDVKAIRTNAQLTWRTAIEKNNDHYEVERSFDGITFGQIGQVRGNGSSSTFHDYAFTDVNVGQRTGTVYYRLRQVDTDGKLHITPVRTVTFAARAISISVYPNPAAAQATLDLGTLPAGAYQVQVLDMTGRVVRQLTLQGGMAQPLDIRSLAEGTYQVSIRSKEVNLTQKLVKRN is encoded by the coding sequence ATGAAAGCACTCTTACCCTCCGTACTTCTACTACTGGCTTTGGTGCCGTTGGGAGTGCAGGCCCAGGCCCCGATTCCGCGGGAAGTGGTTGTACCTCCCGCCGCCGCAAGCAAGCTGCAAAAGGCGGTTGCCAAGGCACAACGCAGCCTAGTTGTGGCCTCGCCCAGGGTGGCAAATGCTGTGACTGCTGCTTGTACAGCCACCACTACGCTGGACTTTACTGCCCGTACCGACAATGAAGACTGGCAGGATCGTCCGGCTTTCATTGTGGGCGGCGCTCCCAACAACACTACCATCAGTACACAAGGCACTTATGTAGAGCCTAGCGCCCCGGAAACCAACCTGTACATCACACCATTGGCCAACTCGCCGTTCGGTCATAAAACGCTCTTCTGGTCTACGGACTATATCAGTAACGCCAGCGCTACTACGCAGATAGCTTTTGGCTTTAACCGGCCCGTTAATAACCTCTCTTTCACAATTGAGGATATCGATGCTAATGCTTCTACTTACATCGATGCGGTAACGCTGAATGCTGTTCAGGCAGACGGGACGGTCCTGAATCTTAACCTTTCCAGTGATGCGACGGTAACGTTGGCTAATGCCGCCTATACCAGCCGCAGTAACAATACAATTACGGCGCAGCAGCAAAACGTAGATGGGCAGACAAATGGTAATGCTACCATTACGTTCAATAAGCCTATTGTCAGCCTGCGTATCATTTACCAGAACACGCTTTCGGCCGCCGCCGGCTTACCGGGTGTGCAGTACATTGGTATCGGTAATATGACGTGGTGCACACAGGCCAACGTGGCAACGACCTTATCGGGTACTAACCACGCCAAGGCAGGTTCCACCGTAACCTACACTGCCACCACTACTGCCAGCGGCGACTATGCCGCTACCGGCGTGCAGCCCAAGGTGCAGTTTACCCCGGGCACCGTGCTGGCTACTTACCCAGCGGGCAGCACCTATGTGCAGTCGACGGGGGTACTGACGCTGCCCACCATTGCTAACCTGGCCATCGGGGCCAGCAGCACCTCCACCATTACCTTCGTCATGCCGGGCACTACCGTGAACGGCACGGCCAGCAGCACCATTGGCAACGACGACGCCGACCCGCTGGACAACAACGGCTCCGCCGCCGCGGCCAAAGTAACCACCGTGGTAAATACACCGCCCGTTCCCACGGCATTGAGCTCTACCACGCCCCGCGCCGTGTACACGCCGCTGTCGCCCTTGGCAGCTACCGATGTCAACGGGGATGCTATCAATACCTACACCATCACGCCGGCCAGCCTGACTGCGCTGAATACCTCCGGCAAGCTGTATGTAAAATCGGGTGCTACTTACACGGAAGTTACCGCTGGCAACTACCCTGGCCTGGTGCTGAGTGCTGCCCAGGCGGCTTCCCTTTACTTCTTGCCAAACAGCACGGCGAGTGTTAGTACGGTTAGCTTCAGCTACTACGCCACCGATTCGCAGGGCGACATCAGCACCTCCACGGCGGCCTATTCCCTCAGCATCACGAATAGTGCACCGGTAGCCGCCGACGTGACGATGACGACGGCCCAAGCTATTCCTGGCGCAAATGGTCCCACGGCTATTCCAGCCCTGACGGCTACGGATCCGGACGGCGCTATCGCTTCGTACCAGATTTCGGCGCTGCCCGCCAGCGGCACGCTCTACTACAACACAGCGGCTGATGGTACCTCTGGCACCTATGTGGCCATGACCAGCGCCATGTTAAATGGCGGGGCTTCCCAGTTGAACCTGACCGCTCAGCAGGCGGCTTCGCTGAAATACGACCCCTCAGGCACTACGAACAGTAACATCACCTTCACTTACACGGCCACCGACAACAACGGCACCGTAGATGCTACGCCCGCTACGGTCACCATTACACTCGGCAACCAGGCCCCACGCGCCATTTCCGGCACGAACAGCAGCGTTACAACGACCACGAAAAACGATGCGTACCGGTTGAACTGGACGGCACCGAATGGCACGCTGAACGGCTCGGATGCAGACGGCACCATTGCCTCCTTCACAATTACCAGCGGCCTGCCAAACGCCACGACGCAGGGCGAACTAACCTACTCCACCACCGACCTGGGAGCTAATGTGGGGCGTAACAACAACGCTTTAACAGTCATTACCACTAGTACTGTTATTCCAGTGGGCGCCTACCTGTATTTCAACCCGGCTGCCAACACCACGGCTACCACCCTCGCCCTACAGTTTACGGCTAAGGACAACAGCGGCCTGGCCAGTGCCAATACGGCTACCTACACTGTACCGGTAAACCAGAACATTACTGAGCCAATTGCCAGCAACGTGACTTCGGGCCCGATTGTGAGCAGCGCCAATGCTACTTCTATCACGGGCTTTTCGGGTTCGTTAAATGGGACTACGTCACTCTACAGCTACATCATTCGCACCATTCCGAATGGCGACACCCAGGGTACACTGTATGTGAATGGAGTAGCCGTGACAACCCCCGAGTTTGAGCTGCTGGCCGCCGATGCCAATAAACTGACCTTCGACCCGAGTGGCGCCAGCAACACCACGGTAACTTTCACCTACACCGTGCGCGCAAACAGCGCTACGGGTCCTGTTGACACCACGCCGGCTACTTACACCATCACACTCAGCAATGCGGCCCCGCTGGCCGCCGCTGTGAGCAACTCCCTGAGCAGCCCCATTGCCAGCACGGCCGGTCAAACGGGTATCAGCTCACTGAATGCAACGGATACCGATGGTACGATTACTTCGTACTCCATCAAGAGCCTGCCTGCTGACGGTACACTGTTCTACAATAACAACGCCGACGGCGTGAGTGGCACCTACGTGGCCCTAACCAGCGCTAACATCGGCACAGTATCCTTATCGCCGGCCCAGGCCGCTTCTTTGAAGTTTGACCCCTCCGGGGCCTTTGGTGGCACGGTAACGTTCACTTACGCGGCTACCGATAACCAAAGCGCCGTATCGAATACCGCTACTTATTCTATTCTGGTATCGGATGTGGATAAAGAAGCCGTGTACACGGTAGTGGGAGCCAAGAATATCGACAGCTACACGACCGGGGTTTCTCTGGCCACGGTAACGGATGCGGATGGTGCGCTGGCCTCGGCCGTGCTGGCCAATGGCAGCACGCTGCCCGCCGGCGTCGCCTTCAGTTCGACCACGGGGCAGTTTACGGTGTCGAATGCCGCTACTCTGGTAGCCGGCTCCTACCCGTTGACGGTGACGACCACGGATGTGCTGGGCGGTATCACGACGCAGACCATCACGCTGGCTTTCACCGCGGATAAAGAAGCCGTGTACACGGTAGTGGGAGCCAAGAACATCGACACCTACACCAATGGCACCTCTCTGGCTACCGTTGCGGATGCTGATGGTTCTATTACAGCCGCCGTGCTGGCTAATGGCACTACGTTGCCGGCGGGTGTAACCCTGAACGCGGCTACCGGTCAGCTGACAGTAACGGATGCCTCGCTGCTGGTTGCTGGGTCTTATAACTTCCAGGTAAAGACGACCGATGCTACGGGCGGTACCACTACCCTAGCGGTAACCCTGAATTTAACGTCCGACAAAGAAGCCGTATACACCGTAGCTGCTGCGAAGAATGTAGACAGCTACACAACTGGCGCATCACTTGCTACGGTTACGGATGCGGATGGTGCTTTGACTTCAGCCATACTGGCCGTGGGCAGCACCCTGCCCGCCGGCGTAGCCCTCAATGCTACCACGGGCCAGTTCACCGTCTCTACTGCAGGTAGCCTGGTAGCCGGTTCGTACCCCCTGACGATTAACACGGTGGATGCCACCGGCGGTAAATCAACCAGCACCATTACGCTGATCTTCACTGCGGACCGCGAGGCCGTTTATTCTTCTCCCAATACCTACAATCAGGATGCGCTGAGCAATGGCTCGTTGCTGGCCACGGTAACGGATGCCGATGGCACCCTTACCGCGGCGGCTATTGCCACAGGTACGTTGCCGGCTGGCATGAGCTTTAATAGCACCACTGGCCAGTTTACTGTCAGCAACACGACCCAATTAGTAGCCAATGCTTACACCTTCACGGTAAATACGACGGACGCTGCGGGTGGAAAATCCACGGTTCCGGTAACCATCACCATCAACGCGGACCGCGAAGCGGTATACACGGTAGTGGGAGCCAAGAACGTCGACAGCTACACGACCGGGACTTCTCTGGCCACGGTAACGGATGCAGACGGTGCGCTGGCCTCGGCCGTGCTGGCCAATGGCAGCACGCTGCCCGTCGGCGTCGCCTTCAGTTCGACTACGGGGCAGTTTACGGTGTCGAATGCCGCTACTCTGGTAGCCGGCTCTTACCCGCTGACGGTGACGACCACGGATGTAGTGGGCGGTATCACCACGCAGACTATCACGCTCACTTTCACTGCGGATAAAGAAGCCGTGTATTCGTCCTCGAACACCTACAACCAGGATGCGCTGAACAACGGTTCGTCGCTGGCGACGGTAACAGATGCGGACGGGGCACTTGCCTCGGCATCTATTGCCACGGGTACGTTGCCTGCAGGTATGGCCTTCAATACCACAACGGGTCAGTTTACCGTGAGCAGCAGCACCGTGCTGGCCGCTGGCACCTACAACTTCACGGTAAATACGACGGATGCTACGAGTGGTAAGTCGACGGTTCCGATAACCATTACTATCAATGCTGACCGCGAGGCGGTGTACACAGTAGCCGCCGCGAAAAACGTGAAAAGCTACTCCACCAATCAGAGCCTGGCCACGGTAACGGATGCTGACGGAGCCATTGTCTCGGCGGTACTCGTGGGCGCGCTGCCGGCCGGTGTTGCTCTGAATGCCGCTACCGGTCAGCTGACGGTAGCAGATGCTGCCCTGCTGGTCGCAGGCACCTATACCTTCCAGGTAAACACAACGGATGCCCTGGGTGGCATCACTTCCCATACGGTAACGCTGGTCTTCAACGGAGATGCTGATGCGGTGTACAGCGCATCCAACACCTATAACCGGGATGCCCTCAGCAACGGGTTTTCCCTGGCCACGGTAGCCGACAATAATGGGGGGGTAGCCAGTGCCAGCATTGCCAGCGGCACGCTGCCCGCCGGTATGGCTTTCAACACCACCACGGGCCAGTTCACGGTCAGCGGCACTACCGCGCCGGTAGCAGGTACTTATACCTTCCGGGTAAATACGGTAGATGCGCAGGGTGGCAAAACAACCAATACGGTAGCCATCACCATCAACGAGGACACGGAAGCCGCTTACTCAGTAGGCAACACCTACAACAAAAGCTCCCTGAAGGATAATCAGGATCTGGCTACCGTCACGGATTCAGACGCTGCCCTGACCTCGGTTGCACTGGCCGCCGGCAGCACGCTGCCTAACTGGCTGCGGCTGAATACTACCACCGGTGCTATTACCATTCCGATAGCGGCCAATGCCGCGGCGGGGGTATACAATGCCACCGTTAATACGGTAGATGCCCAGGGCGGGAAATCAGTAACCACGGTAAGCATTAGCGTAACCATCCCGCCGCTGCCCGTAGAGCTGACGACGTTTGACGTGAAGGCCATCCGCACCAATGCCCAACTGACCTGGCGCACGGCTATTGAGAAGAACAACGACCACTACGAGGTGGAGCGCAGCTTCGATGGCATCACCTTCGGGCAAATCGGGCAGGTGCGCGGCAACGGCAGCAGCTCCACTTTCCATGACTATGCCTTCACTGATGTGAACGTAGGCCAGCGGACCGGCACGGTGTACTACCGCCTGCGGCAGGTAGATACCGACGGCAAGCTGCACATCACGCCCGTGCGCACGGTTACCTTCGCGGCCCGCGCTATCAGCATCAGCGTGTATCCAAACCCGGCGGCGGCCCAGGCCACCCTGGACCTGGGTACGCTACCGGCCGGCGCCTACCAGGTGCAGGTGCTGGACATGACGGGCCGCGTAGTGCGCCAGCTGACCCTGCAGGGCGGCATGGCTCAGCCGCTGGATATCCGCAGTCTGGCGGAAGGCACCTATCAGGTATCGATTCGCAGCAAGGAGGTGAATCTGACCCAAAAGCTGGTGAAGAGAAACTAG
- a CDS encoding NAD(P)/FAD-dependent oxidoreductase — protein MKSTASDPSPTSGSGRFSFPTISEYDVVIVGGGSAGLSAALVLGRSCRQVLVCSSGPPRNSTSPGVHSFFTRDGIKPADLLRLGHEQLAPYPTVTTREACVTRIEVQEIGFCVTMQPDRGGPPVTVSARRVLLATGVTDDLPPIEGMRELWGRGVLHCPYCHGWEVRDKPLAVYGQGKTAFGLGLLISRWSKDVVVCTNGPSGIKEKGMQRLARHGVVVREDKIAHLEGRSTGELRHIVFENGEKLARHALFLHTQQRQRSNLAEETGCRLLTNGAVWTNNKAQTSIKGIYAAGDTTPAPQQAIIAAAEGSLAAIAINESLTKEECR, from the coding sequence ATGAAATCTACTGCTTCTGATCCATCGCCGACTTCGGGTTCCGGTCGTTTTTCTTTTCCTACTATTTCTGAGTACGATGTCGTTATTGTGGGCGGCGGCAGCGCCGGGCTGAGTGCGGCCCTGGTGCTGGGGCGCAGCTGCCGCCAGGTACTGGTGTGCAGCAGCGGACCGCCGCGCAACAGCACCTCGCCGGGCGTGCACAGCTTTTTCACCCGCGACGGCATCAAGCCCGCCGACCTGCTGCGCCTGGGCCATGAGCAGCTGGCCCCTTATCCCACCGTTACCACGCGGGAAGCCTGCGTTACCCGTATTGAAGTGCAGGAAATAGGCTTCTGTGTAACCATGCAGCCGGACAGGGGCGGCCCCCCGGTGACGGTTTCGGCCCGCCGGGTGCTGCTGGCCACCGGCGTCACCGACGACCTCCCGCCCATCGAAGGCATGCGCGAGCTATGGGGCCGGGGCGTGCTGCATTGCCCGTACTGCCACGGCTGGGAAGTGCGCGACAAGCCGCTGGCCGTATACGGGCAGGGCAAAACCGCTTTCGGCCTGGGCCTGCTCATCAGCCGCTGGAGCAAGGACGTAGTAGTCTGCACCAACGGCCCCAGCGGAATCAAGGAGAAGGGTATGCAGCGCCTGGCCCGCCACGGCGTGGTAGTGCGCGAAGACAAGATTGCCCACCTGGAGGGTCGCTCCACCGGCGAGCTGCGCCACATCGTGTTTGAAAACGGCGAAAAACTGGCCCGCCACGCCTTGTTTCTGCACACCCAGCAGCGCCAGCGCAGCAACCTGGCCGAGGAAACCGGCTGCCGGCTGCTCACCAACGGCGCGGTATGGACCAACAACAAGGCCCAGACCAGCATCAAAGGCATTTACGCCGCCGGCGACACCACCCCCGCGCCCCAGCAAGCCATCATTGCCGCCGCCGAAGGCTCCCTGGCCGCCATTGCCATCAACGAAAGCCTGACCAAGGAAGAATGCCGGTAA
- the metF gene encoding methylenetetrahydrofolate reductase [NAD(P)H] — MKVTDHLLHANGKTLFSFEVLPPKKGENIQSLFTNIEPLLEFKPPFIDVTYHREEYVYRQHPNGLLEKKTVRRRPGTVGICAAIKNRFDVDTVPHLICGGFSKEETENALIDLHFLGIDNVLALRGDPIKSEGRFLPDPDGHSYACDLIGQVADLNKGSYLDEEQDDTWATNFCIGAAGYPEKHFESPNYAADLRYLKHKVDRGADYIVTQMFFDNEQFFAFERRCREAGINVPIIPGLKPLTAKGQLTMLPRAFYLNIPEELADAVHQAPSNEVAREIGIEWCINQSKELMAHGVPCLHYYSMGKSDSIRRVASALF, encoded by the coding sequence ATGAAAGTAACCGACCACCTGCTGCACGCCAACGGCAAAACGCTCTTCTCCTTTGAGGTGCTGCCGCCGAAAAAGGGCGAGAATATCCAGAGCCTGTTCACCAATATTGAGCCGCTGCTGGAGTTCAAGCCCCCGTTTATTGACGTTACTTACCACCGCGAGGAGTACGTGTACCGGCAGCACCCCAACGGCCTGCTGGAAAAGAAAACCGTGCGCCGCCGCCCGGGTACGGTAGGCATCTGCGCGGCCATCAAAAACCGCTTCGATGTGGATACCGTGCCCCACCTGATCTGCGGTGGCTTCTCGAAGGAGGAAACCGAAAACGCCCTCATCGACCTGCACTTTCTGGGCATTGATAACGTGCTGGCCCTGCGCGGCGACCCTATCAAGAGCGAAGGCAGATTCCTGCCGGACCCCGATGGCCACAGCTACGCCTGCGACCTGATTGGCCAGGTAGCCGACCTGAACAAAGGCTCCTACCTGGACGAGGAGCAGGATGACACCTGGGCCACCAACTTTTGCATTGGCGCAGCGGGCTACCCCGAGAAGCACTTTGAGTCGCCGAACTACGCGGCCGACCTGCGCTACCTCAAGCACAAGGTAGACCGCGGCGCCGACTACATCGTGACCCAGATGTTTTTCGACAACGAGCAGTTTTTTGCTTTCGAGAGGCGCTGCCGGGAAGCGGGCATTAACGTGCCTATCATTCCCGGCTTGAAACCCCTCACCGCCAAAGGTCAGCTCACCATGCTGCCCCGGGCCTTCTACCTCAACATTCCGGAAGAGCTGGCCGATGCCGTGCACCAGGCCCCCAGCAATGAGGTGGCCCGCGAAATTGGCATTGAGTGGTGCATCAACCAGAGCAAGGAGCTGATGGCCCACGGCGTCCCCTGCCTGCACTATTACAGCATGGGAAAATCAGACAGCATCCGTCGGGTAGCCAGCGCCTTGTTTTAG